The Ranitomeya imitator isolate aRanImi1 chromosome 6, aRanImi1.pri, whole genome shotgun sequence genome window below encodes:
- the CDK5 gene encoding cyclin-dependent kinase 5 gives MQKYEKLEKIGEGTYGTVFKAKNRETHEIVALKRVRLDDDDEGVPSSALREICLLKELKHKNIVRLHDVLHSDKKLTLVFEYCDQDLKKYFDSCNGDLDPEIVKSFMYQLLKGLAFCHSRNVLHRDLKPQNLLINRNGELKLADFGLARAFGIPVRCYSAEVVTLWYRPPDVLFGAKLYSTSIDMWSAGCIFAELANAGRPLFPGNDVDDQLKRIFRLLGTPTEEQWQAMTKLPDYKPYPMYPATTSLVNVVPKLNATGRDLLQNLLKCNPVQRISADEALQHPYFADYCPP, from the exons ATGCAGAAATACGAGAAGCTGGAAAAGATTGGAGAAG GAACGTACGGCACTGTGTTCAAAGCCAAGAACCGCGAGACCCATGAGATTGTGGCCCTGAAACGTGTGAGGCTGGACGATGACGATGAG GGGGTCCCCAGCTCCGCTCTCCGAGAGATCTGTCTCCTGAAGGAGCTGAAGCACAAGAACATCGTCAG GTTACATGACGTTCTGCACAGTGACAAGAAGCTGACGCTGGTCTTCGAGTATTGTGATCAG GATCTGAAGAAATACTTTGACAGCTGTAACGGCGACTTAGATCCGGAAATCGTGAAG TCCTTCATGTATCAGCTGCTGAAGGGTCTCGCCTTCTGCCACAGTCGCAACGTTCTGCACCGAGACCTGAAGCCTCAGAACCTGCTCATCAACCGG AACGGAGAGCTGAAGCTGGCAGACTTCGGCCTGGCGCGGGCGTTTGGGATCCCGGTTCGGTGCTACTCCGCGGAG GTGGTGACGCTCTGGTATCGCCCCCCTGATGTGCTTTTTGGGGCCAAGCTCTACTCCACCTCTATAGACATGTGGTCGGCCGGCTGCATCTTCGCAG AGCTGGCCAATGCCGGGAGGCCGCTGTTTCCTGGGAACGACGTAGACGACCAACTGAAGAGGATTTTCCG GTTGCTTGGGACCCCGACGGAGGAGCAGTGGCAGGCGATGACCAAGTTACCCGACTACAAG CCTTACCCCATGTACCCGGCGACTACATCTCTAGTGAATGTTGTACCCAAGCTGAACGCAACCGGAAGAGACTTATTACAG AACCTACTGAAGTGTAACCCGGTGCAGAGGATTTCGGCAGATGAGGCTCTTCAGCACCCGTACTTTGCAGATTACTGTCCGCCATAA